AACTGCTCCATCGCATCGGCAAGAGCATCAATATTACCGTTTTCCACAAGAATTCCACTTTTACCGTTCTCAATTATTTCAGGAAGCCCGCCGCTGATAAATCCAATCACCGGCAGGAAAGCACTCTGTGCTTCAGCGGCTGCACGCCCGAAAGGTTCACGATCAGATGCCATACAGAGGACATCATGGTTTACAAGCACATCCTGCGGCCTGTTTGTATGCGGCATCATTTTTACAACATCACTTAATCCTTTTGATTCAATCTGCATATTGAGCTGATCCCTGTAGCCTTCTTTCCAATAAAGGGTACTTCCGACAATACTGAGAGTTCCGGCATCAGAACGGTATTTGTCAAATACAATTGAAAATGCATCAATAAGCAGGTGACAACCTTTCCATGGAACGATTCTGCCCAGATACAAAAACCTTGGAGGACCCTTTACTGGAATTCTGGCCGGGTAAATCTGAATTCCATTATAAATCAAGACAGATTTTTCAGAAACACGTCCTGGAAGAGAGTCTTTTACAGCACCTGAAATCGCTATCGCTGCAGCATTCTTTCGTGGGAAAAGAACACTGTAAATGTGGCCGGGCAGAGAGCCGCGGTCAAATATCTCTCTT
This genomic window from Fibrobacter sp. contains:
- a CDS encoding glycosyltransferase family 4 protein; the encoded protein is MPGNKKQKRILFLNHWARMLGGAELSLIDILQEMVSRADVFLISSEDGPLIERCSGMGVSCRVIPCKGNVGEIRRKGLLKTALRQWKEIFRFIVYVLRLRREIEKINPDLIHANVPKSHIALFIIAALGYRKPTIYHIREIFDRGSLPGHIYSVLFPRKNAAAIAISGAVKDSLPGRVSEKSVLIYNGIQIYPARIPVKGPPRFLYLGRIVPWKGCHLLIDAFSIVFDKYRSDAGTLSIVGSTLYWKEGYRDQLNMQIESKGLSDVVKMMPHTNRPQDVLVNHDVLCMASDREPFGRAAAEAQSAFLPVIGFISGGLPEIIENGKSGILVENGNIDALADAMEQ